CGCCAGCCTCACCACGGAGAAGACCTACCTGCTCGGGAAGTTCGCGCGTGTCTGCCTGCAGACGCCGTTCATCGACTACAACGGCAGGCTCTGCATGGTCAGCGCCGGGGCGGCCAACAAGAAAGCCTTCGGCATCGACCGCACCACCAATCCCTGGTCCGACATGGTCGGGACCGAGGTGATCTGGGTCGCCGGCTCGAATGTCGCCGAATGCTCTCCGATCACCACCAACTATCTGTGGCAGGCGCGCGAGCAGGGAGCCCGGCTCATCATGCAGGACCCGCGCATCACCCCCGCCGCCCGCACCTGCGATTTGTACCTGCCGGTGAAGCCTGGGCGCGATGCCGCGCTGTTCGCGGGCGTCCTCGCCCTGATGATCGAGAACGGCTGGGTCGACGAGGAATTCATCGCGACCCGGACGGTGGGCTTCGATCAGGTGGCCGCCTACTGCCGCGACTGGACGCCCGCGCGCACCGCGGAGGTCACCGGGGTCCCGGAGCGCTCGATCCGGCAGGCGGCCGAATGGTGGGGCCAGGCCCGCAGCAGCTTCCTGTTCCACGCTCGCGGCATCGAGCACCATTCCAACGGGGTGCAGAACGCGCTCGGCACGATCAATCTCGTCCTCGCCTCGGGGCGCATCGGCAAGCCCAAGTGCGGCTACGGCACCATCGTCGGCCAGGGGAACGGCCAGGGGGGCCGCGAGCACGGCCAGAAGGCGGACCAGCTGCCGGGCTGGCGCGACATCGCCAATCCGGAGCACCGGCGCCACATCGCCGGGGTCTGGGGCATCGACGAGAAGGACCTGCCCGGCCCGGGTGTCGATGCCTACGAGCTGTTCCGCAAGATCGACGCCGGAGAGATTCGCGGCCTTATCTCCATCTGCTTCAACCCAAAGGTCTCGCTGCCCGATTCCGGCTTCATTACCCGCTGCCTCGAGAAGCTCGATTTTTACGCCGCCATCGACTTCTTCCTCAATGACACGGCCTGGCACGCGGACGTCGTCCTTCCCGGCAGCCTGCACGAGGAGGACGAGGGAACGGTGACGCAGGTGGAGGGCCGCGTCATCAAGATCAACAAAGCGGTGGAGTGCCCCGGGGAGGCGCGCGAGGACTGGCGCGTCCTGCAGGACCTCGCGGCGGCGCTGGGGCGCCCGCACGGCTTCACCTTCCGCAATCCGCGCGAGATCTTCGAGGAGCTGCGCCGCGCCAGCAAGGGCGGGGTCGCCGACTACTCGGGGATCACCTACGAGAAGATCGAGCGGCAGATGGGAGTCTTCTGGCCCTGCTACAGCGAGGACCCCGAGACCGGGCAGAGTGTCGCCGACCATCCCGGCACCCCCCGGCTCTTCGAGCCGGGAAGCTTCAACCCCGTCGCCCGCGGTGCCGGACCTTTCTATTTCCCGGACGGGAAAGCGCGCTTCAACGTCGCCGAGTACCGGCCACCCGTGGACGACGCGGGGGGCGACTACCCGATCTACCTGACCACCGGCCGCGTCGTGAGCCAGTTCCTGTCGGGAACGCAGACGCGCCGCATCGGGCCGCTGGTGGACCAGTACCCGGAGCCGCGGCTCGAGATCCATCCGCGGCTGGCCGAGAAGCTGGGGATCCGCGATGGCGACTGGGCGACGGTCGAGACACGCCGCGCGTCGATGACCCTGCGCGCCCTCGTGGCCGCCACCATC
This genomic window from Candidatus Polarisedimenticolia bacterium contains:
- a CDS encoding molybdopterin oxidoreductase family protein, with amino-acid sequence MATVPVDDRQIIRRYGPHLSSMAGVRLSTSVEPERLVKTHCCFCGQQCGLQLKVRDNQVIGFEPWEEFPFNRGMLCPKGIKRYLQGSHPDRLTTALRRDPADPHGFRAVPYEEGVRATAEALARIQQSHGPAAVGVLGGASLTTEKTYLLGKFARVCLQTPFIDYNGRLCMVSAGAANKKAFGIDRTTNPWSDMVGTEVIWVAGSNVAECSPITTNYLWQAREQGARLIMQDPRITPAARTCDLYLPVKPGRDAALFAGVLALMIENGWVDEEFIATRTVGFDQVAAYCRDWTPARTAEVTGVPERSIRQAAEWWGQARSSFLFHARGIEHHSNGVQNALGTINLVLASGRIGKPKCGYGTIVGQGNGQGGREHGQKADQLPGWRDIANPEHRRHIAGVWGIDEKDLPGPGVDAYELFRKIDAGEIRGLISICFNPKVSLPDSGFITRCLEKLDFYAAIDFFLNDTAWHADVVLPGSLHEEDEGTVTQVEGRVIKINKAVECPGEAREDWRVLQDLAAALGRPHGFTFRNPREIFEELRRASKGGVADYSGITYEKIERQMGVFWPCYSEDPETGQSVADHPGTPRLFEPGSFNPVARGAGPFYFPDGKARFNVAEYRPPVDDAGGDYPIYLTTGRVVSQFLSGTQTRRIGPLVDQYPEPRLEIHPRLAEKLGIRDGDWATVETRRASMTLRALVAATIRPDTVFVPYHWPGPKSVNRLTVAAQDPISKIPQYKVCGCRVRRAEGPPSEIAGLEPQQ